From the genome of Candidatus Baltobacteraceae bacterium, one region includes:
- a CDS encoding GNAT family N-acetyltransferase codes for MRSELFGVGDRERLDRALAVRVAVFVDEQCVPLAEEIDAHDRDDPDALHAIVFEGESVIAAGRFYPHVDGVTVQIGRMAVLPDRRASGVGRFLLHVLMEAAKQRGYARASLSAQTHARKFYAKSGFTAHGELFEDAGIPHQEMTREL; via the coding sequence ATGCGTAGCGAGCTCTTCGGTGTCGGCGATCGCGAGCGGCTCGATCGCGCGCTCGCAGTGCGCGTCGCCGTCTTCGTCGACGAACAATGCGTGCCGCTAGCCGAAGAGATCGACGCACACGACCGGGACGACCCGGATGCGCTGCACGCCATCGTCTTTGAGGGCGAGAGCGTCATCGCCGCCGGGCGCTTTTACCCGCACGTAGACGGTGTGACCGTGCAGATCGGCCGAATGGCCGTCCTGCCGGATCGTCGCGCGAGCGGAGTCGGCCGGTTCTTACTGCACGTATTGATGGAGGCGGCAAAACAGCGCGGATACGCGCGCGCGTCGCTCTCCGCACAGACGCACGCGCGCAAGTTCTATGCGAAATCCGGCTTCACCGCCCACGGAGAACTCTTCGAAGACGCGGGAATCC